The following proteins come from a genomic window of Gynuella sunshinyii YC6258:
- the rnhB gene encoding ribonuclease HII, with product MTMKNEYENLELSLCPGLRFCGVDEVGRGPLAGDVVTAAVILPDGYFCPELTDSKKLSEKKRERLFEMILTDAEDYCIARCSVEEIDQYNIFQATMMAMVRAVQGLKKTPEFALIDGNKVPSGLQCEAKAIVKGDGRVQAISAASILAKVTRDREIVELDQQYPGYGFARHKGYPTKEHLTALSRYGITPVHRTSYAPVQAAIKQAPSLQIQESLL from the coding sequence ATGACCATGAAAAATGAATATGAAAATCTCGAGCTTTCCTTATGTCCGGGGTTGCGGTTCTGTGGTGTTGATGAAGTTGGTCGGGGGCCGCTTGCTGGTGATGTTGTGACCGCTGCGGTCATACTTCCAGATGGTTATTTTTGCCCGGAACTGACGGATTCCAAGAAGCTTAGTGAAAAGAAGCGCGAGCGGCTGTTTGAAATGATCCTTACAGATGCCGAAGATTATTGTATAGCCCGTTGCTCTGTTGAAGAGATTGATCAGTATAATATCTTTCAGGCAACCATGATGGCGATGGTCCGTGCGGTACAAGGTCTTAAAAAAACACCTGAATTTGCGCTCATTGACGGAAATAAGGTTCCATCTGGCCTGCAGTGTGAAGCTAAAGCCATTGTTAAAGGCGATGGTCGGGTGCAGGCCATCTCAGCTGCGTCAATTTTGGCAAAAGTGACCCGCGATCGTGAAATTGTCGAACTGGATCAACAGTATCCGGGTTATGGGTTTGCCCGCCACAAGGGTTACCCGACGAAAGAGCACCTGACGGCATTATCACGTTATGGGATTACGCCTGTACATCGAACATCATATGCACCTGTCCAAGCTGCAATAAAACAAGCTCCGTCACTACAGATACAAGAGAGCCTGCTGTGA
- the dnaE gene encoding DNA polymerase III subunit alpha, producing the protein MKHPFIHLHLHTEFSLIDGIVKVKKLLQHCVERDIPAVAITDLTNMFGLVKFYQGALASGIKPILGSDLWIENPEQPDRPFRVTALAQNTQGYRNLTELISMAYQHNQKMGYAQTKREWLFDKNDGLIVLSGARAGEIGFALERNHMELAEQIAAEWQSVFGDRFYLELLRTKRSGDELIVQGSVEIARRLSIAVVATNDVVFLQREDFEAHETRVCINEGVTLGDPRREQRFTEEQYLKSSEEMSELFSDIPSAVENSWHIAQRCSVPVHLGEYFLPEYPIPEDFHNDPFFDRYPWDEIQARVERAMRIKTPDPDTASKEWQKQVVEGVFFQKVSIEGLEERLEVLLRKDDPDYEAKKQVYFDRLNFELDIIIQMGFPGYFLIVMDFIQWAKNNDIPVGPGRGSGAGSLVAYAQKITDLDPLEYDLLFERFLNPERVSMPDFDVDFCMENRDKVISYVAEAYGREAVSQIVTFGTMAAKAVVRDVARVQGKSYGLADKLSKMIPGDPGMTLAKAWDGVAELQEFVNGDEEAQEIWEMAQRLEGITRQTGKHAGGVVIAPTKLTDFSPLLCEDDGTGLVTQFDKNDVESAGLVKFDFLGLRTLTIIHWAMKTINHKRREKGEPELRIEEIPLDDKDSFTLLKKAETTAVFQLESRGMKDLIRRLQPDNIEDMIALVALFRPGPLESGMVDDFINRKHRRAPVAYPHPDYQHESLKPILEPTYGVIVYQEQVMQIAQVLAGYTLGGADLLRRAMGKKKPEEMAKQRAVFEDGAKSQGIDPDLAVKIFDLVEKFAGYGFNKSHSAAYALVSYQTLWLKTHYPAAFMAAVMSSDMQNTDKVVTFIEDCRKMGLVLLPPDVNKGEYMFTVDDQDQIIYGLGAVKGVGEGPVEAIVQARKHGGEFKDLFDFCARVDHRVNKRVIEALIRCGALDSIVPSRSVAEAAMESAVKAAEQAARNESAGMFDLFGELEAEQAGDPYEMFLKVHEWSAKQRLLGEKETLGLYLTGHPIDEYEHELKNIVDRRLSEIEASKNTQTLAGLIIAIRTMKTRKGDTMAFVTLDDRTARVEVALFSDTFNQYREYLVVDSLIVVEGDVSWDNYSERNKVMARSVFSISDARKKLISGITIEINDSINPRNLVRDLQQCITRQNDGCPLFVDYHHSSARALVRINPQLTASLDDQSLHMMRQLFGEERVKLRFRREEFEIL; encoded by the coding sequence GTGAAACATCCATTCATACATCTACATCTCCATACCGAATTTTCGTTGATTGACGGTATCGTAAAAGTCAAAAAGCTGTTACAGCATTGTGTGGAGCGCGATATTCCCGCCGTGGCGATCACTGATCTCACTAACATGTTTGGGCTGGTGAAGTTTTATCAGGGGGCACTTGCATCCGGTATCAAACCCATTCTGGGTAGTGATCTGTGGATTGAGAATCCGGAACAGCCTGATCGTCCGTTCAGAGTGACAGCTCTGGCGCAGAATACTCAGGGGTACCGGAATCTGACCGAGTTGATTTCAATGGCATATCAGCATAATCAAAAAATGGGGTATGCACAGACCAAGCGCGAATGGCTGTTTGATAAAAATGACGGATTGATTGTGCTTTCCGGTGCCAGAGCAGGAGAGATAGGTTTTGCGCTTGAGCGTAACCATATGGAACTGGCCGAACAAATTGCTGCTGAGTGGCAGTCTGTTTTTGGAGACCGGTTTTATCTTGAGTTGTTGCGAACCAAGCGTTCCGGGGATGAGTTGATTGTCCAAGGTAGTGTCGAAATTGCGCGCCGTCTTTCGATTGCAGTGGTTGCTACCAATGATGTGGTGTTTCTGCAGCGAGAGGATTTTGAAGCACACGAAACCAGAGTCTGCATCAATGAGGGGGTCACTCTGGGTGATCCGAGGCGTGAACAGCGTTTTACTGAAGAACAATACCTGAAAAGCAGTGAGGAGATGAGCGAGCTTTTCAGTGATATTCCCAGCGCTGTCGAGAACAGCTGGCATATCGCCCAGCGTTGCAGTGTTCCGGTGCATTTAGGTGAGTATTTTCTGCCGGAATATCCAATTCCAGAAGACTTCCATAATGATCCTTTCTTTGACCGCTACCCTTGGGATGAAATTCAGGCGCGTGTCGAACGGGCGATGCGAATCAAAACCCCGGATCCTGATACTGCTTCCAAAGAGTGGCAGAAGCAGGTTGTTGAAGGAGTGTTTTTTCAGAAAGTATCCATTGAGGGGTTGGAGGAACGTCTCGAAGTCCTGTTACGAAAAGACGATCCTGATTACGAGGCAAAGAAACAGGTTTATTTCGACCGTTTGAACTTTGAGCTCGATATTATTATCCAGATGGGGTTTCCCGGCTACTTTCTCATTGTTATGGACTTTATCCAGTGGGCCAAGAACAACGATATTCCGGTTGGGCCTGGACGGGGATCCGGTGCAGGGTCATTGGTGGCCTATGCACAAAAAATCACTGACCTTGATCCCCTGGAATATGACTTACTGTTCGAGCGGTTCCTGAACCCGGAGCGGGTATCCATGCCTGACTTTGACGTCGATTTCTGTATGGAAAACCGCGACAAGGTCATTTCGTATGTGGCTGAAGCCTATGGCCGGGAGGCCGTCAGTCAGATTGTCACCTTTGGTACTATGGCTGCAAAGGCCGTTGTTCGTGACGTAGCCCGTGTTCAAGGAAAAAGCTATGGTCTGGCCGACAAGTTATCGAAGATGATCCCGGGAGATCCTGGCATGACGTTGGCCAAAGCCTGGGACGGTGTTGCTGAGTTGCAGGAGTTTGTCAACGGTGACGAAGAAGCCCAGGAAATTTGGGAAATGGCCCAGCGCCTTGAAGGTATAACCCGGCAGACTGGTAAACATGCCGGTGGAGTGGTGATTGCTCCGACCAAGTTAACGGATTTCTCACCGTTGTTGTGTGAAGACGACGGTACTGGCTTGGTCACACAGTTTGACAAGAATGATGTTGAGTCAGCAGGACTGGTCAAATTTGACTTCCTGGGGTTGAGAACGCTTACCATCATTCACTGGGCGATGAAGACCATCAACCATAAACGGCGGGAAAAAGGTGAGCCGGAGCTGCGCATCGAGGAAATTCCGCTGGATGATAAGGACAGTTTTACGCTACTGAAAAAAGCGGAGACCACGGCTGTTTTCCAGCTTGAATCGCGCGGCATGAAAGACCTGATTCGCCGTCTGCAGCCCGACAATATCGAAGACATGATTGCCTTGGTGGCGCTATTCCGACCAGGACCACTGGAATCGGGGATGGTGGATGACTTTATCAACCGTAAGCACCGTCGCGCCCCTGTTGCCTATCCTCACCCAGATTATCAGCATGAGAGCCTGAAACCGATTCTGGAGCCCACTTACGGAGTTATTGTGTACCAGGAACAGGTCATGCAGATTGCTCAGGTACTGGCGGGCTACACTTTGGGCGGCGCGGATTTGTTGCGTCGGGCGATGGGTAAAAAGAAACCGGAGGAAATGGCCAAACAGCGAGCTGTGTTTGAGGACGGCGCGAAATCCCAGGGAATTGACCCAGATCTGGCAGTGAAAATCTTTGATCTGGTGGAAAAGTTCGCTGGTTACGGTTTTAACAAATCCCACTCTGCAGCCTATGCCCTGGTGTCCTATCAGACCTTGTGGTTAAAAACACACTATCCGGCAGCCTTTATGGCGGCGGTTATGTCCTCTGACATGCAGAACACCGATAAGGTGGTCACCTTTATTGAAGATTGTCGGAAAATGGGCCTGGTCTTGTTGCCGCCGGATGTCAACAAAGGTGAATACATGTTCACCGTAGATGATCAGGATCAGATCATATATGGCCTTGGAGCCGTAAAAGGAGTTGGTGAGGGGCCGGTTGAGGCAATTGTGCAGGCTCGTAAACATGGGGGTGAATTTAAAGATCTGTTTGATTTTTGTGCCCGTGTTGACCACCGGGTAAATAAGCGGGTCATAGAGGCATTGATTCGCTGCGGGGCATTGGATTCCATTGTGCCTAGCAGATCCGTTGCAGAAGCAGCTATGGAAAGTGCAGTGAAAGCGGCGGAGCAGGCTGCCCGTAATGAAAGTGCAGGTATGTTCGATTTGTTCGGTGAACTGGAAGCGGAACAGGCCGGGGATCCATATGAGATGTTTTTAAAGGTTCATGAGTGGTCTGCCAAACAACGTTTGCTGGGCGAAAAAGAAACACTCGGGTTGTATTTGACCGGTCATCCAATTGATGAATACGAACATGAACTTAAGAATATTGTAGACCGTCGCCTTTCCGAAATTGAGGCCAGCAAAAATACCCAAACGCTGGCGGGTTTGATCATAGCCATCCGAACCATGAAGACCCGTAAGGGAGATACCATGGCATTTGTGACCCTTGATGACCGGACTGCAAGGGTTGAGGTGGCGCTGTTTTCCGATACCTTTAACCAGTACCGGGAATACCTCGTAGTGGATTCGTTAATTGTTGTCGAAGGTGATGTTTCCTGGGACAACTACTCTGAGCGCAACAAAGTAATGGCCCGTTCGGTATTTTCCATCTCCGACGCACGAAAGAAACTGATCAGCGGAATTACCATTGAGATCAATGATTCGATCAATCCCAGAAACCTGGTCAGAGATCTGCAACAATGTATTACCCGGCAGAATGATGGCTGTCCCCTGTTTGTGGATTATCACCATTCCAGTGCTCGAGCATTGGTGCGTATTAACCCGCAGTTGACTGCCTCTCTGGATGATCAAAGCTTGCATATGATGCGGCAGTTGTTTGGAGAAGAACGGGTTAAATTGCGGTTTCGAAGGGAAGAATTTGAAATTTTGTGA
- the accA gene encoding acetyl-CoA carboxylase carboxyl transferase subunit alpha — protein MNPDFLDFEQPIAELEAKIEELRLVGNDNKIDISAEIQRLQQQCQKMTKDIFDGLKAEQVVKLSRHPKRPYSYDYINLIFTDFDEMHGDRHFADDGAIVGGTARFDGRPVMVIGHQKGRSVADKVKRNFGMPRPEGYRKALRLMEFAERFKLPIFTFIDTPGAYPGIDAEERGQSEAIAFNLLKMSGLKTPIISTVTGEGGSGGALAIGVCDQLNMLKYSIYSVISPEGCASILWKTAEKAADAAEAMGLTAEKVHKLGICDELVDEPLGGAHRDYQLMAENLKACLARALEEYTAMPVEQLVERRYQRLMSYGLSA, from the coding sequence ATGAATCCAGACTTTTTAGATTTTGAGCAACCTATTGCCGAGCTGGAAGCCAAGATAGAAGAGCTTCGGCTGGTCGGCAATGACAATAAAATTGATATTTCTGCCGAGATTCAGAGGCTTCAGCAGCAATGTCAAAAAATGACCAAAGATATTTTTGATGGTTTGAAGGCGGAACAGGTTGTTAAGTTATCCCGTCATCCCAAACGACCTTACAGCTATGACTACATCAATTTGATCTTTACTGATTTTGACGAGATGCACGGTGATCGACACTTTGCCGATGATGGTGCAATTGTCGGAGGTACAGCCCGTTTTGATGGTCGCCCGGTTATGGTTATCGGTCATCAGAAAGGTCGTTCCGTCGCTGATAAAGTCAAGCGTAACTTTGGTATGCCCCGGCCAGAGGGTTACCGTAAGGCTTTACGGCTTATGGAGTTTGCCGAACGTTTTAAATTGCCCATATTTACCTTTATTGATACTCCAGGTGCTTATCCGGGTATTGATGCTGAAGAGCGTGGCCAGAGCGAGGCGATTGCCTTTAATTTATTGAAAATGTCTGGCCTCAAAACGCCGATAATTTCAACGGTAACCGGTGAAGGCGGATCTGGCGGAGCGTTGGCGATAGGGGTTTGTGATCAGTTGAATATGTTGAAATATTCAATTTATTCGGTGATTTCTCCTGAAGGATGTGCATCAATCCTGTGGAAGACCGCGGAAAAAGCTGCCGACGCCGCAGAGGCTATGGGTCTGACTGCTGAAAAAGTGCATAAACTGGGTATCTGTGATGAGCTGGTGGATGAACCTTTGGGAGGTGCGCACCGGGATTATCAACTGATGGCGGAAAACCTGAAGGCTTGTCTGGCAAGGGCTTTGGAAGAGTACACTGCGATGCCCGTAGAACAGTTGGTGGAGCGCCGTTATCAACGACTCATGTCTTATGGACTAAGTGCCTGA
- a CDS encoding GNAT family N-acetyltransferase, whose product MFQFKKFPLLTDGELKLEIDDYLSGHRAMDRVPAYKFKIIRCRDLTWVGDIDVRIGNTRHLILYGGHIGYSVHESYQGHSYAAKACNIIKDVALAHGMTELWITCNPENTASRKTCEKLGAVFVNIVDVPAGTELFNRGDYRKCRYLWALTDAPRPG is encoded by the coding sequence TTGTTTCAATTTAAAAAATTTCCTTTACTGACAGATGGTGAACTTAAACTCGAAATTGACGATTACCTTAGCGGTCATCGGGCAATGGATCGGGTTCCTGCCTATAAATTCAAAATAATACGTTGCCGTGATTTGACCTGGGTTGGTGATATTGACGTCAGGATTGGTAATACTCGTCATCTGATTCTGTATGGTGGTCATATAGGTTACAGTGTCCATGAATCGTATCAGGGGCATTCGTATGCTGCAAAAGCCTGTAATATTATTAAAGACGTTGCGCTTGCACATGGTATGACCGAGTTGTGGATTACCTGCAACCCCGAAAATACTGCATCAAGAAAGACCTGCGAAAAACTGGGTGCAGTGTTTGTCAATATTGTAGATGTTCCTGCTGGTACAGAGTTGTTTAATCGCGGTGATTATCGTAAATGCCGGTACTTGTGGGCATTAACTGACGCGCCCAGGCCCGGTTGA
- the tilS gene encoding tRNA lysidine(34) synthetase TilS, with the protein MISAAIENCLQRYKPTRILIAYSGGVDSHVLLHALVRSNPSVPVLAVHVHHGLSPNADKWAEHCADVCQQYGVACQCLYVQVENQGKGIEAAARDARYQEFEKLLVSGDILLTAHHADDQIETFMLRLLRGAGLEGLSAMSESRSCGAGLLVRPLLQLQRSELMAYAEDEGFRWVDDESNDDNRYDRNFLRNQLFPLIESRWPQYRQTVTRAINHIQNAAGNEQEQLYPELNHRLTVENALKIVGFEETDRALIMKLLRLWLGLMNLTVPSQKVLEEIVSSVIFARADAEPAVYLKDYSIRRFKTAIYAVPVLAELPRTTIVIKPDVATDIPGVGTVELVSEIAKDDKRWLLSGRFLPLTVAFRVGGERAIPVGRQGSRDLKRLLQEYRIEPWWRDRLPLLYWNGELVMVADQFVCEGFQAAPGEMGYRLKWRRPRT; encoded by the coding sequence ATGATTTCAGCTGCTATCGAAAATTGCCTTCAACGTTATAAACCCACCCGAATATTGATTGCCTACAGTGGTGGCGTTGACTCTCACGTATTGCTTCATGCACTGGTTCGAAGTAACCCTTCTGTACCTGTGCTTGCCGTTCATGTGCATCATGGACTTAGTCCAAACGCTGACAAATGGGCTGAACATTGTGCTGATGTTTGCCAGCAATATGGAGTAGCTTGTCAGTGTCTGTATGTTCAGGTTGAAAATCAGGGTAAAGGAATAGAAGCGGCGGCCAGAGATGCCCGATATCAGGAGTTCGAAAAATTGCTGGTATCTGGCGATATTCTGTTAACTGCTCATCATGCTGATGATCAGATTGAAACCTTCATGTTGCGACTGTTACGGGGCGCCGGCTTGGAAGGTTTGTCGGCTATGAGTGAGTCCCGTTCCTGTGGTGCCGGGTTGCTGGTTCGACCGCTGCTGCAGTTGCAGCGCTCCGAGTTGATGGCATATGCTGAAGATGAAGGATTTCGCTGGGTGGATGACGAAAGTAATGATGATAACCGTTATGATCGAAACTTTCTTCGAAATCAACTGTTTCCGCTTATAGAAAGCCGCTGGCCCCAGTATCGTCAGACAGTTACCCGGGCGATTAATCATATCCAGAATGCTGCAGGCAATGAGCAGGAACAACTGTATCCGGAACTCAATCATCGGCTGACGGTTGAAAATGCATTAAAAATCGTTGGTTTTGAAGAAACAGATCGTGCTCTTATTATGAAGTTACTACGGCTTTGGTTGGGCTTAATGAATCTGACCGTGCCCTCACAAAAAGTGCTGGAGGAAATAGTTAGTTCAGTCATTTTTGCCAGGGCAGACGCTGAGCCGGCAGTCTATCTGAAAGATTATTCTATTCGTCGATTTAAGACGGCAATTTATGCAGTACCTGTACTGGCTGAACTGCCCAGAACAACGATTGTGATCAAACCGGATGTCGCAACAGATATTCCCGGAGTCGGAACTGTGGAACTGGTTAGTGAGATAGCAAAAGACGATAAGCGATGGTTGTTGTCTGGCCGGTTTTTACCATTAACGGTTGCTTTTCGGGTCGGCGGGGAGCGCGCTATTCCCGTTGGACGGCAGGGCAGTCGGGATCTGAAGCGACTCTTGCAGGAGTATCGGATTGAGCCCTGGTGGCGGGATCGCTTGCCGTTATTATACTGGAACGGTGAGTTAGTTATGGTAGCTGATCAGTTTGTTTGCGAAGGCTTTCAGGCTGCACCTGGAGAAATGGGTTACCGCCTGAAGTGGCGACGCCCAAGAACCTGA
- a CDS encoding CTP synthase encodes MTRYIFVTGGVVSSLGKGIASASLAAILEARGLKVTLLKLDPYINVDPGTMSPFQHGEVFVTEDGAETDLDLGHYERFVRTTMTRRNNFTTGRIYQDVLRKERRGDYLGGTVQVIPHITDEIKRRVIEGAGNADVALVEIGGTVGDIESLPFLEAVRQLRVELGSSRALTMHLTLVPYIATAGEMKTKPTQHSVKEMRTIGLQPDILICRSEQPLDKSSLRKIALFTNVEERAVIPLPDADTIYRIPAMLNATGLDAFVVEKLGLECAEADLSEWNDVADRKLNPDKEITIAMVGKYMELLDAYKSLIEAIDHAGIRSRTKVKIRYIDSERIEKEGVELLTGVSAILVPGGFGHRGVEGKIMTARYAREHKIPYLGICLGMQVAFIEFARNVARLEGANSTEFDRQCRHPVIGLITEWIEADGKKVERDDKSDLGGTMRLGSQACELKEDSIARECYGKPVIYERHRHRYEVNNHYVEQMADAGLVISGRSVDGALVEMVELPKDQHPWYVACQFHPEFTSTPRDGHGLFSGFIGAARDFQN; translated from the coding sequence ATGACTCGTTATATATTTGTTACCGGTGGCGTTGTTTCTTCACTGGGTAAAGGCATTGCATCAGCTTCCCTGGCTGCCATTCTGGAAGCCAGAGGTCTTAAGGTTACTCTACTCAAACTTGATCCCTATATTAATGTTGATCCGGGCACTATGAGTCCGTTCCAGCATGGTGAGGTCTTTGTGACCGAGGACGGTGCGGAGACAGATCTTGATCTTGGGCACTATGAGCGTTTTGTTCGTACGACCATGACCCGTCGTAACAATTTCACTACCGGTCGTATTTATCAGGATGTACTGCGTAAAGAGCGTCGTGGTGATTATCTGGGGGGAACTGTCCAGGTTATTCCGCATATTACCGACGAAATCAAGCGTCGTGTTATTGAAGGAGCCGGCAATGCGGATGTGGCACTGGTGGAAATTGGTGGCACAGTAGGGGACATTGAATCGTTGCCATTTCTTGAAGCTGTTCGTCAATTAAGGGTTGAGCTGGGGAGTTCCCGTGCACTGACTATGCATTTGACTCTGGTGCCTTATATTGCTACTGCCGGCGAGATGAAAACCAAGCCTACCCAGCATTCGGTAAAAGAAATGCGGACCATCGGTTTGCAGCCGGATATTCTGATCTGTCGTTCTGAACAACCGCTCGATAAGTCTTCATTGCGAAAAATTGCCTTGTTTACTAATGTTGAAGAACGGGCCGTTATTCCCTTACCTGATGCAGATACCATTTATAGAATTCCAGCCATGTTGAATGCTACTGGGCTTGATGCATTTGTGGTCGAAAAGCTTGGTCTTGAGTGTGCTGAAGCAGATTTGAGCGAATGGAATGATGTTGCTGACCGCAAACTGAATCCGGACAAAGAAATCACCATTGCCATGGTAGGCAAATATATGGAACTGCTGGATGCCTATAAATCCCTGATCGAAGCTATCGACCATGCCGGCATTCGCAGCCGCACTAAAGTGAAGATTCGGTATATCGATTCCGAGCGTATTGAGAAAGAAGGTGTTGAGCTGTTGACTGGTGTCAGTGCTATTCTGGTTCCGGGGGGGTTTGGTCATCGTGGCGTTGAAGGCAAGATTATGACAGCCCGTTATGCCAGAGAACATAAAATCCCTTATCTGGGTATTTGTCTGGGTATGCAGGTTGCGTTTATTGAATTCGCCCGCAATGTTGCCCGGCTGGAAGGCGCAAACAGTACTGAATTTGACAGGCAATGCCGTCATCCGGTTATTGGCTTGATTACTGAGTGGATTGAAGCAGACGGTAAAAAAGTTGAACGTGACGACAAGTCAGATTTGGGCGGTACGATGCGTCTTGGCAGCCAGGCGTGTGAGCTGAAAGAAGATTCCATCGCTCGGGAATGCTATGGTAAGCCGGTGATTTATGAGCGTCATCGTCATCGTTACGAAGTCAACAATCATTATGTTGAACAAATGGCAGATGCTGGTCTGGTGATATCAGGGCGATCTGTGGATGGTGCACTGGTTGAAATGGTCGAGCTGCCTAAAGATCAGCATCCTTGGTATGTTGCATGTCAGTTTCATCCGGAGTTTACTTCCACTCCACGGGATGGGCACGGATTGTTCAGTGGATTTATTGGTGCGGCCCGGGATTTTCAGAACTGA
- the eno gene encoding phosphopyruvate hydratase, with translation MTKIVDIKAREVLDSRGNPTVEADVILESGHIGSACAPSGASTGSREALELRDGDKSRYLGKGVLTAVGAVNGPIKEALLGKDAEDQATLDQIMIDLDGTENKSKFGANAILAVSLANAKAAAQAKGVALYEHIADLNGTPGVYSLPVPMMNILNGGEHADNNVDIQEFMIQPVGAPSFKEALRMGAEVFHSLKKVLSAKGLSTAVGDEGGFAPNLESNAAALAAIKEAVEAAGYKLGTDITLAMDCASSEFYEDGKYNMKGEGKVFTSNEFSDYLAKLCEEYPIVSIEDGQDESDWDGFAYQTKVLGDKIQLVGDDLFVTNTKILKEGIEKGIANSILIKFNQIGSLSETLAAIKMAKDAGYTAVISHRSGETEDATIADLAVGTAAGQIKTGSLCRSDRVAKYNQLLRIEEALGDKAVYNGLKEIKGQG, from the coding sequence ATGACAAAAATCGTCGATATTAAAGCTCGTGAAGTACTTGATAGCCGTGGTAACCCCACCGTCGAGGCCGATGTTATCCTGGAATCCGGACATATAGGTTCTGCCTGTGCACCATCTGGAGCATCTACAGGTTCTCGTGAAGCGCTTGAACTGCGTGATGGTGACAAGAGTCGGTATCTGGGTAAAGGGGTGCTAACTGCGGTTGGTGCCGTTAACGGTCCTATCAAAGAAGCTTTACTGGGTAAAGATGCTGAAGATCAGGCGACTCTTGACCAGATCATGATCGACCTGGATGGTACTGAGAATAAATCCAAGTTCGGTGCCAACGCCATCCTGGCCGTATCTCTGGCCAATGCCAAAGCCGCTGCTCAAGCCAAAGGCGTCGCTCTGTACGAACACATCGCAGACCTGAATGGTACTCCTGGAGTATACAGCCTGCCGGTTCCCATGATGAACATCCTGAACGGTGGTGAGCATGCTGACAACAATGTCGACATTCAGGAGTTCATGATCCAGCCCGTTGGTGCACCGTCATTCAAAGAAGCATTGAGAATGGGTGCAGAAGTATTCCATTCACTGAAGAAAGTTCTGAGTGCCAAGGGCCTTAGTACTGCTGTAGGTGATGAAGGTGGTTTTGCGCCTAACCTGGAAAGCAATGCTGCTGCACTGGCGGCCATCAAAGAAGCTGTTGAAGCTGCGGGCTACAAGCTGGGTACTGATATCACTCTGGCGATGGACTGTGCCTCTTCTGAATTTTATGAAGATGGCAAATACAATATGAAAGGTGAAGGTAAAGTCTTCACTTCCAATGAGTTCAGTGATTACCTGGCTAAGCTTTGTGAAGAATACCCGATTGTATCTATCGAAGACGGTCAGGATGAGTCTGACTGGGATGGATTTGCATACCAGACCAAAGTACTGGGCGACAAAATCCAGCTGGTCGGTGATGACCTGTTTGTCACCAACACCAAGATCCTGAAAGAAGGTATCGAAAAAGGCATCGCCAACTCCATTCTGATTAAATTCAATCAGATTGGTTCTTTGTCAGAAACTCTGGCAGCCATCAAAATGGCTAAAGATGCCGGCTATACTGCTGTTATTTCTCACCGTTCCGGTGAAACAGAGGATGCGACCATTGCTGACTTGGCAGTGGGTACTGCTGCCGGTCAGATTAAAACTGGTTCTCTGTGTCGTTCTGACCGTGTTGCCAAGTACAACCAACTGCTCAGAATTGAAGAAGCATTGGGTGACAAAGCCGTTTACAATGGTCTGAAAGAAATCAAAGGTCAGGGTTAA
- a CDS encoding energy-coupling factor ABC transporter permease, which translates to MNITADLFPPIWYWSFDIAFALLLLLATNFLEWNVLRVDRELQHRFGLSLVILVLIWSMRAGVSTGLGIHFFLVTTLHLVFGWQLAMYAVALAMVGMVWIGKESWQGIGINGFVSGVVPILCTYSLWRIQRKSRLNSPFAFIFLVAFLGAIVSVVASGILMTAIFLGAGVYDLEHIVSQFWIYVPLIALPEAILNGIFITGMIVFRPEWVKLFDQKKYFN; encoded by the coding sequence GTGAACATAACCGCTGATCTGTTTCCACCCATCTGGTATTGGTCATTTGATATTGCTTTTGCATTGTTGCTGCTGTTAGCGACAAACTTCCTCGAATGGAATGTTCTACGGGTTGATAGGGAGTTGCAGCATCGGTTTGGTCTGTCATTGGTGATTCTTGTCCTTATCTGGTCTATGCGGGCAGGTGTTTCTACAGGACTGGGCATTCATTTTTTTCTGGTCACTACGCTTCATCTGGTCTTTGGCTGGCAATTGGCAATGTACGCGGTGGCATTAGCTATGGTCGGGATGGTATGGATTGGTAAGGAGTCATGGCAGGGTATTGGCATTAACGGTTTTGTCAGTGGGGTGGTACCCATTCTTTGTACTTATAGCCTCTGGAGAATCCAGCGAAAAAGCCGGTTGAACAGCCCGTTTGCATTTATTTTTCTGGTTGCTTTTCTGGGGGCGATTGTCTCCGTGGTTGCTTCAGGAATATTAATGACTGCCATTTTTTTGGGGGCTGGTGTTTATGATCTTGAGCATATCGTTAGTCAGTTCTGGATATACGTCCCGTTAATTGCGCTGCCTGAAGCCATTCTGAATGGTATTTTTATAACCGGGATGATCGTGTTCAGACCCGAGTGGGTGAAGTTGTTTGACCAGAAAAAATACTTCAACTGA